A region of Candidatus Pacearchaeota archaeon DNA encodes the following proteins:
- a CDS encoding glycosyltransferase family 4 protein, with protein MKICMVLDYYYPYVGGIERDFFNLAKNLVKLGHDVYVISLKVPNTNSYEEIDGIKIYRVYSPIKNRFIACFFMIPKILKIAKNCLFIHTSTYGSLIPSWICKNILRKKCIITIHEVFNDLWYFIYKSKIKAFIAKLFERFLLLFNFDLYIVHSNFTKNRLALFKPKEKIKLSCSGIDYNYFNRKKTKPKLARKELGLKNEKIFAYFGRPGPTKGLEYFINSFEEIASKIPNARFLLVLSSEPKEGYEYVKKLISESSVK; from the coding sequence ATGAAAATTTGTATGGTTTTAGATTATTATTATCCATATGTTGGTGGAATAGAAAGAGATTTTTTTAATCTTGCAAAAAATTTAGTTAAATTAGGGCATGATGTTTATGTAATATCATTAAAGGTTCCAAATACAAATAGTTATGAAGAAATAGACGGTATAAAAATATATAGAGTATATTCACCAATTAAAAATAGATTTATTGCATGTTTTTTTATGATACCAAAAATATTAAAAATAGCAAAGAATTGTCTTTTTATTCACACATCTACTTATGGTTCACTAATCCCTTCATGGATATGTAAAAATATTTTAAGAAAAAAGTGTATAATAACCATTCATGAAGTCTTTAATGATTTATGGTATTTTATTTATAAATCAAAAATAAAAGCATTTATCGCAAAATTATTTGAAAGATTTTTATTATTATTTAATTTTGATTTATATATTGTTCATTCTAATTTTACTAAAAATAGGCTTGCTTTATTTAAACCAAAAGAAAAAATAAAATTAAGCTGTTCTGGAATAGATTATAATTATTTTAATAGAAAAAAAACTAAACCTAAACTTGCAAGAAAAGAATTGGGATTAAAAAATGAAAAAATTTTTGCTTATTTTGGAAGGCCAGGACCAACAAAAGGCCTTGAATATTTTATAAATTCGTTTGAAGAAATAGCTTCAAAAATACCAAATGCAAGATTTTTGCTTGTTTTATCATCTGAGCCAAAAGAAGGCTATGAATATGTAAAAAAACTTATTTCTGAAAGTTCTGTAAAAGA